GCTGAATAGATTGGCAATCGATGAAAATGCACTCCATCTTGTTGAACACCTCTTTATTGGGTCCTGTCAACAGTTGAAGATGCTGCCATCCGACATCTGCCATATCAAATGCCTTAGTGCGTTTGAAGTTAGTCTTATGTCCAAAGAATTTGTTAGAAGAATGCTACCAGGAGTTGATGAAGACCATTGGAAAGTTCAAAATATAGCAAATGTCCATGTCTACATCATCAACACTGAACAACAATATTTAGCCTACAAGCTTGGTGATTCTACCTTGTTAGACAGCTTAAATTAGAAGTAGAGGTACAACATTGCAGAttacattttttaaatattattttaatagtgaaTTATATCGCTACGCGTATGTAGGTGTGGTTCTTATCTACTAATCCATGATGGTTCAATGCCTGAAGAAATCAACCAAAAACAGTGGTCCTTTCTTTTCACATCAAGGCTGGCTGGATGTACACCTTGCTACTTGGCGATAATTTGTGCTTGTGTCTTGTATTTTAATGTATCGTAgtcatgtttaatgcattttgtCTTAAACCAAAAGCCGCTCATTCACTTGCACAATAATTTTGTTGCATGTTATCCACATTGATTGGCATAGGTCGTTTATGGGTCTGGGATTTCTTTCTACTTGAATTCGATGCTTTATTTGTTAATTCCAGGTCTAGGTGCATAGAGTAAGCTGATGGCTTAAGTTCGTTTGCCCGCTCTCCCTTCTATTAATCTATTTTGATTTTACTTCAAAAAAAATACCTTTGATGTACAAACATGTTATGCATTCTTCTCTTGTAACATGTAATTTTATGGATCATGTATGTTCAGGCAGCTTTAAGGTCGCTATTCAATGAAGAAACTAGATTAGAAGATATCCAACTTAAAATTAATAAGCGGTAAATGGAAAGACCCAACTTGAAAAGGGCCACAAACAATGTAGAATCTAACCAATGTGAGATACATCCCAATACCATAATATAGAGCAGAAATGTAGCTTCAGGCAATGGCTTCCTTTGCCTTGATTTCCAGCTTCAATTATTTTACATCATACCACTTCAGCTTCAGCTTAACAGAGTTCAGAGCAATAATATGTTCAAACATAACCTATGGCTATAACTCAGCATGTTTGCCAACAAAAGCTAATAACTACATTATGCTCTCCATCAAGTCTCAGGAATCCCTGAATCTTGAAAACTTTTCACTTCATTTGTTGGTAAATTTCGTTGAATCTCATTCAATTCAGGTTCGCTTTCTAATGCCGCAGAAGCATCCCACAGAAAACTTAAAATTGATCCACTACAGAAAGTTCTACCATCATCTTTCACTTTTGGTAAAAAATTATTCATTCTTGTCACTTGAGATTTCTAATCAACACATTCATCTGAAAACAATATTCTTACCCTTTAAACTATTGGAAAAGCAGGTAGTCCCTATAGATTCTGAACTCCGGATTCAACAACATAGAAGCACATGCTCTGATACCTATGATTtctataaataaaatgaaaaacttcCCCTAGGATACAAGTTTTAAGAAACTTGGCTTACCTGAACTAGTTTTCCAAGGAAGGTGATACATTAAACTTCAATTATTGTCGCAACAGATCGGGCAATATGCACCAATAAAATAATGTACTAACTGCTAGGCCAGAATTAAATACATCACAGTGGTTTATATTCTATCATATGCTTCTGGTAGTATTTTGCTAGTCTAGAACATACATATCAAATCTGCACAGGAATCTACAATATGATCTTATACTTGCATTTGAAAGATCAAAATTACCCTGCATAGCTTCATCATCCGACATACAGCATCCTGCCCAAATAAATGCAGTTTAAGGAATTGAACTAGTTTCGGCATCAACGGTAGACTCAAACTTGAATTTGCTAAAACCAGGAGCAGAACCAGAATACTCCATTTTTCTTAGCTTCAGCAACAAAAACAGCAAAATCCCACACACGAACCCCAATGCAGCACTAGAACCTGTCAAAGACACAGCAGCACAAACCAACATGACAAAAGACTCCTCCTTTGAGTTCATATCCCTCGAGGCCATAGCCAACTCAATGCCGGCAAATAATAAAAGAACTCCAAGAATCCCTATAGGAAACTGATTCAAAATCCTAACAAAAGAGTTCCCAAATACCAAGCCAATTACCAACTTCCCTATCCCCAAATATACCACCGACCATCCACTCCTTGCCCCAAACCTATACTGACCAGCTAACCCACCCGCACCATGACACACTGGCATTGCCCCAAACCAACACCCCACCAAATTCATAACCCCTACACTCACTGAAACCTTGGCAGCAGACAGCTCTCTGTCTGGAAACAAATCACCAGACAACTTACAAACTGCAATAACTGAGTTCAATACAGACAGAGGAATTTGTGGCACTGCTCCTTTCAAAAACCCAACTTTCCAATCATTCCAAGTTATACTCAAAAATCCAATTTTTGATGGGCCGAACTTaatatcaccaaaaattgaaggatCGCGTATAAAACATAAAACCAACCCAAGTAGGAACACTATCAAAGCAGCTGGAATTGAACCCAAAATTCTCAACCTCTTTGAGTTTCTGCGACGGGGTTGGTCGTCATCAGATTCATTTCTATCATAATGATCCCCGGAGCCCGTGAAGATGACTAAAAAGAGGAGACTTGAAAGGGCCACAACAAGACCATCAAGACCCAACCAAGCCCGTGGGGCGGTAGCTTTAGAAGCTACGAAATCTTGATTGTAACGGATGTACTTGATGGCTGAGAAGGCAAAGGAGAGACCTTGAGAGAGCTGGATCCCGCGGACAACAGGGAGAGGGAGGAGACGGTAAAGGGTCGACATCAGACCGGTAGCCCCGAGAAGGAAGAGGACGGCTGCAGTAGAGGCACCAGCGGTGGCGATTTGGGAGGTGGTAAGGTGAGGGGTTTCGGAGACGGCAACGGCAGCTATGGATTTCATGGGTTGGACAGGCATGGGGATGTGGAAGAGTAGGCCAGTGGTTATGTTGTAAAGGGCAGTGAAGATGAGAGTTGTGGAGAGGTCTAAGTGGGAAACCAAGGTGAGAGTTAGGACAATTGGGATGAAAGTCCCCAAGTCTCCCACTGCTCCTGATAGTTCGGAGGAGAGGGAATTTTTCATGTGGAAATGACGACGCCACCATGGGTGATGTTGGGGGAGGAAAGGAGTGGTGCTGGTGGTGGTTGTGGTTGTGGTTGTGGAGGAGGAGGGAGGAGATTGTTGCTCCATAATCGAAGCACTAGCACTACTTCAGCGAGCTAGGACTGCTTGCGCTTTATCCCAAAATGAAATGCCTTTTCAAGTAGCGTAAACGACACCAATTAccattaaaattatatttcagTTATTCAACTTTGAAAATTACATAATTGTCGctaaaattatcaaattattatattttagtcactcatcaaattaaattttgttaaaaaatgaAGTTACACATTAATTTAAAGAATTAATTACCAATTTATCCCATGAACTATAACTAAAATATCAATTTCATACTTTTAAAATCTGTTtaataattctaaaaatttaaaggCTAAACTATTCAGATTGTCACTGAAGTTTTAAAGTGTTCCTATTTTGTTCACCAGaattttttgttaatttagtcaCCCCATTAATTGACATTTTTAGTTAGTCCACCATTAAAGGACATTGGTCACAAAAGAAAATGTTGACGTGACAATCTTTTGATtgttataataacaaatttaacccttaataATTTACACATTCTGTAAATTTGGTCTTGGTTCTAAAAAACtaacaaatttaaccctcaatatttataaattttgtcaATCTAGtctaaattcaaaaaattatagttttaaaaacttgaaaatatataaattttattataaaaagacaaaatattaaatattaaaatatatataaaattacataaagGCTTAAATATGAATTTAGTTGAGGGGTTAAAATTAATAATTCTTtagttttaacaaaaaaatagggttcaacaaattttaactcTCAATTTTTCTTGAATTCTTTAAATCaatcttttctctctcttttttttttttatttaaaccccGTCAAGCTAAATGAGCcacttgaattaattgtttgagcCAATCACTACCAAATCCAACCAACACCATGATCAAACAACTAGTTTAAGGGATGCAAATCAAACAGCCTTTACTTATAGAAACATCTCTGGCTCCATTCCAATAGTAAATTGTAGGGCTTTAAGGGACTTAAATGCTTAAGGCTAAGCGGTGCTTCACTGATTGACTTTTTCTCATTAAAAGAAAATGCGAAATCTATTTTGGGTATGTCTGTAAAAAAACCAAATTTGAGTGTGGGTTTAATGGTGAGTGCTCAACAAACGGATGAATGTTTTTTTATGAAGTTTCTCTTTTGTTTGGTTGAATAAAAAATCTGGTAACGAGAATGAAaattttttcttgtaattttttaacCACAATGTTGTGCGATTGCAATggatttttcatgtttttgaatTATAACTAAGAAAACTTTACTTACTTTGATTTTTGGTTTTGATTGATTATTTTtgaatgttttatattttgaatattttatttatattttttgtgaattttagaatttggactaaattgaaaaatatgtaaacattaagggctaaatttattgattttttagaattaggaCTAAATGGAAATTAAGTCtttatgtaattatatatatttatgtctttttataataagttatatatattttctagtttctaaaattataaaatttttaatttttagatttggactaaattgacaaGATGTGCAAACattgagagttaaatttattgaatttctcTAGAATTAGGATCAACTTTACAAAATGTGTAAAGCGTtaaaggctaaatttgttattatactaatCAAAAGACTGTTATGTTAGTATTTTATTCAATGACCAAAGCATTTGAACGGTAGAGTGACTAAAAATGACAGTTAATCTAATAGAAGTaactaaattaacaaaaaaaaaattgatgaccAAAATAAAAACGCATTGAAGATTGGATAACTATATGAGtagtttatttttaaattctttaaaattattattaagaaaaaattaaaaagtatcaattaaatattttagaggctaaattaattattaacctttatcaaaatgattaaaatataacaatttgataattttaaaaataattatgtaaGTTTTGAAAATCTGAGAATTTATCCTTTCAACTAATGAAACGCTGGGAAATTGGAATAATTCGAGGGAATATGCGCATGGTAAGTTTTAACGAAACTCAAATAAATCAACACATAACACGTATATACTACGTATTATTCAAGTAAATTTTATTGTCTTGCTTTATTGAGATTTTATTTTTCTGTATAATTATATCTCATTCAAACCATGATTTTAAATTCCAACAAACTTTTTAATTCCTTATTCCATTTCTGTGGCCAAAATTTGCCTATTCCGCCAAAATGAGACGATCCGGAAGGTGTCACCTTCGATGTTATAATTACAAACtataaatatatgtgtatatattatttaaaattatttatcaataataacacgtgaaatatgtaaaatattacaagaaaaattaaattatattacaagtaaaatgaaatttaaacacataaatacaatTACTTATTAAGATGTTGTCATCAACTTTAAATTAATAGTGAATTAATTTGTAATACCATCTTAATCATATCTATATCAGTGACAAAATTAAGGACCAGTAAGTCTGACCCCTAAAactataaaaatgaatttttgatAATCCCCGGCCCCCATGTTGCTGTTTGCCTCCCCTTCCAACTTTGAAGTTCTTCATACCTTATATGTTATTTTTtaagctttaaatatttatataatatattatataatggGTCCCAACAGTAAACAACTTTATTGTTTTTGGATAATAGTTGGtcactttttaatttaatattaaatatgaatttaGGTTAAAATTCAATTTGTTAACTAGTAAAAAATGTATCTTTTTATATTTCTATTAACATTTACTGTTATCAACGCCTTTCCTTCAAACGCGACATTGGGTTCATATTCTaagtttttttttcatctttttgcaactttattaatgtttttattgtgttttaaattttatagtttaattttagtttatagttattaatttttttatcttttaagaaATTGTAGTTATGAAGTCgacaataattaatttttaaaaaaagaaaagtacACGACAACACAATCACCTCCAGAAATGTCACAAATTAAGGTACCACCTTCATCATTTGCTCCTTTAAGCTCTGATGCTCGTCCTTCTAGAATTCCTAGAGTTGAAGATGAAGCACTTGATTTGTCTAACTTAGAACGTGAACTGGGTCACATAAGCAAATATATGAATATCTAGTTAATATGTTGTTGGAAAAATTCGTTtcgaaaatggttttcttgcacaacaaaaaattaaaaatttaaaaactgagctggtttataatatttatagtaataaaccttTTACCATAATTGCACTTGTGTTTTCGGCGACAAGAATCCTTTTCGTTCCAAACTTTCAACCAAACGACCTTCTACGATATTCTCATACCACAAACTACTTCGAGTATGGGCTCAAACAAGTTTGAATCAAACACAGAACCATCAATGTCACATCCCAAATCGGGCAGATCCGAAAGTAAGGCATATAATTGTGAAGGTTATTTGTTTTGGCGCACTCTAATGGTAAGTCCGCCAATTTTTAAGCCTCTAAGGAAGTGATGTTGGGCGCATAGAGTATTTGCCCAAATAAGTATGTCAAAATTTAGTTCTCATAACAATCTCCATCTAAGAAGGAATAAGACGAGTGCAAAGAGCGTTTCAGAATTTTAGTGGaatattacatgccatatataagtTATCACCAAATGTATAGTACGTCTGGTTTGCTTAAGCATTGTGCTAAATGGATTTTTCCAATGGGATCTGGTTGGGAGCTAATGAGTTGACTGGTCAAATAGCATGTATAAGACTCTCATTTATATTTCTTTTAGTCGTTGTAGGCCAATTAAAGGACAATTACTGCATACAGTTGACACTTGTCAAAGTCCACTGAGAGAAGAtgggtgtatatatatatggtgagaAAAGAACATTGAGGACGGTTTTCCCTTCTTTCAATACTActctttagtttttctttttaaacttaAATGTTCTCTTTTCTTTGTAAAATGAAAACTAAGGATTTTGGCTTAATAAGTGAGTGTTTCGATCTTCTAGTAAGTATGGCATCTCTGcatattaaattttttgaaaGGGTAAGGAGGTTAGGAAGCGTATTAACAGTAAGCTATGAATAAGAAGTCCAGTATGGGGGTCATTTGTAGTTAAGCTATTAGCAATCTATCTATAAATGGGTTTTTGATAATGGTTCTATGTCCATGAAGCAGTTGCTGCTGATGGTTTGAGAAAGATGATCGAGTTTGGAACTCCAAGCTATGGTAAATGTGAGTATTAGGTGAGCCTCTATCCTAACTCTTACATGTGTATTGTACAAATAGAATTATATCTAAATAGAATTACAAGTAGATATTTTAAGGTGTAATGATGAtgggtaaaagtgtaaaaatgGATGGCTTGAGGACTTATTAGCAAATTGACCATTTAATAAAAATGTGAGATATTTTTAGTggaaatgtgtagaaaagtggagaaaagatgaaagatatcatcttttcccAACACACCAAATCGTCACTCACCCCCCAAATCCAtccaacttttcttttatttcctttcaTGTCATTCCTCCATTATTGAACCATCCAAGCTTTAAAccttcatttttctttaaaatttctttaATAAAATCTAAAAAGAAGACTAATGAGAAACTTTATTTCATGAGGAAACTTGCATAGATGGGTTAAAGAGAGAAATACATGAgttagggttttgggttttcaaaGAGTTAAAGTAAGAATGATGGAAACTCTCATAACATACATGTTTATTTTCATAATCTAGCatagaaaagtttatttgattttagttttaacttataaatgttatatgttgttatgaaattgaagaaaaagagaAGTTTGAGGACAAAAGTgaagggaaaggaaaagaaatGGACAAGGaatagaagagaagagaaaaccATCATCCAAATTTTGGTTGTAAGTACTTCAAGTagtaattttgtttaatttatgttaattaagcagtttatttactaaattaatgaTATCATAATAAGTTTTAGTAGGGTAAATAATGTAAATGTTATGAATTTTGACTTTGGTGTACCATTATAAGACGTATTGTGGTGATaataaaaaaaggactaaattgaaagaaattaaaatatgttatgatattatgaatatatGGAAAGTGAGTTTGAATGAAGTGATGTAAAAATTATAGTGTTGTGTGCAGTAAAAGTAAAGAGAATTTACAAGTTTTAGTGTTattgtgataaggactaaatcgtgaaaaatacaaagttatattattttgtcaagtgaatgaatgaaaaaatttaataataagaaaatctCATGTAGACGAGTCCCGAACTATTAGGATACTGATGGCATAACATTAAGAAAAATTAGCGCGCTTATCGTATTATTTCGCACTTCAGTGCTTATCATTGTAAAAATTTGCACTTTAGTGCTTATCGTTATTATTTTGCACTTTGGTGCTTATCGTTATTTGCACTTTGTGCTTAGTGATATATGATATGCATTAACAATGCATTACCGATTTATTTTCGTATATCCTAAGTGTTCAACTAGTCTATATTGGGATACAGTGTCGTAACTCAACTATTATCAATTAATGGGTTAGTAAGTAATGGTAAGCACGATTTTAGAAAAATGTTGAActctagggactaatttgatatGAATTATATGTCTATAAAAtggatataattttattttatattttcattagtAGTAGATTTTAAAAATCTTGAAGTACTTACTAAGTCTTCACAGGCTTACCGCGTTAATTCTCTAACGCGTAGATGCAGTAGATCTCGTTGGGCTAATATCGAGGTCGAGTGTATCCCATCTCATCACCTTTCCAAGAGGCAAGGTTTTATGTATGAATTTTGGGTTTagtatggcatgtacataggttatTGGTATAGGTGAATGTTAGATGGACCAAAAATACAAACTTTGGAAACCTTGTTATTTTGGTCATCTAATAGCATATTTTTTTAGCTTTTGAAAGGAATTTATAATAGCTTAACATATTCATGCATATATGATGTTATTTCATGGATTTTGTGGTGAATTTTAATGAGTTTGAGGTAATTGAATTGGTTTGGAAGTGTTTGAATGTTTTAAGTTAGTGTAGCGAGCTTCTTAGCAAAATTTCCaactatttttgtgtcattataacccaaggtatcgataccacccaaaatcaaaatttgagAAATAGAGAGCAATTTTGGTATCATTTTTTAGGAGGTATCGATATTAAAGCCTAGGTATTAGTACCTTCATCAAAACTTGAATTTTTGGAGTTCCAGAATGCTATTTTGGTATCGATTTTGTGCAATGGTATAGATACCTTTCATAAGGTATCGATATCTTTTGTTTAAGTATCGATAATTTGCCCCTattttgattaaaaataatttttaaatcattTCCAAACGCAAACGAACATTCATTAATAATCTCGaatgtttatattaataatttttgggTTAAATAAGTTAATACATTATGTATGATTGATTGAATTATACAATGTCTAGCCAAAAtcactttggcaccaaatgtaatagtCTTATACCGGGTCTATACAGCTGGATCGGGTATAGGGGCGTTACACTGCCCTTATGGTAAGttctgaatgtaacacccctcacctataTCCAATGCCGGGACAAGGTTCGAGGCGTTATCGAGacgttactggacttaaacattcataacatgcaaaaccgggccacaaaatatttgcctaaaattaaaacatctcaaacacatgcatatcatcccttatacaggccttcgaagcctataacatacatcggggtgctATCGGACTAAACTGAGAagtttgaaaatctttgggcaacttaactaattttcttgctttggagagccacacgcttgtgtgggttgggccgtgtggtcatacacgtccatgtggcttgggacacacccgtgtcctcagcccatgtaactctctgtttgtgacATCAACAACCGTttaagggcacacgcccgtggtgagaggccgtgtcctctacacggatgagacacacggccatgtctctgcccgtttgGTTAAAACTTAGGTTAATTTTCAAGCCTTTTTGTCATTTtcacatgcacacacatacatttgACCTTGTCATCTTATTAATCACTTATATCATTATATTATGGTTATTAACTTATACATCAACATCCATGTTCAGGGCACTAATaacttattaccatatcacacaaTCATTCCATGACCATGACCACCTCGAACGGTCCTAAGGCATTCATCGTGTACATATGTcatatacttctcatacatagtgaacGAGCACAATCACAAGGCATTAACACTtatcatggataaataggcttacaagccaaaatcaatataagccacatctcatggcttaaacaacaaatcaatataagccaatacatttggctaatcacaacaattttcatcatagaaaaactaagtccctatacatgccactcacctgaaaacatttaacatacacatgTCAATATTCCAAGAGTaatggctcgatagtgtgatgctacctccaactatctccaaccctgagctgacctgacaaaactaaaagaaatggaaaggagt
The Gossypium arboreum isolate Shixiya-1 chromosome 10, ASM2569848v2, whole genome shotgun sequence genome window above contains:
- the LOC108489665 gene encoding molybdate transporter 2, producing MEQQSPPSSSTTTTTTTTSTTPFLPQHHPWWRRHFHMKNSLSSELSGAVGDLGTFIPIVLTLTLVSHLDLSTTLIFTALYNITTGLLFHIPMPVQPMKSIAAVAVSETPHLTTSQIATAGASTAAVLFLLGATGLMSTLYRLLPLPVVRGIQLSQGLSFAFSAIKYIRYNQDFVASKATAPRAWLGLDGLVVALSSLLFLVIFTGSGDHYDRNESDDDQPRRRNSKRLRILGSIPAALIVFLLGLVLCFIRDPSIFGDIKFGPSKIGFLSITWNDWKVGFLKGAVPQIPLSVLNSVIAVCKLSGDLFPDRELSAAKVSVSVGVMNLVGCWFGAMPVCHGAGGLAGQYRFGARSGWSVVYLGIGKLVIGLVFGNSFVRILNQFPIGILGVLLLFAGIELAMASRDMNSKEESFVMLVCAAVSLTGSSAALGFVCGILLFLLLKLRKMEYSGSAPGFSKFKFESTVDAETSSIP